The following are encoded together in the Gorilla gorilla gorilla isolate KB3781 chromosome 14, NHGRI_mGorGor1-v2.1_pri, whole genome shotgun sequence genome:
- the LOC134757015 gene encoding uncharacterized protein, producing MFLRGGLHGGEGGGHGGDCAPPPIVPGLGLGPRATGTAAAEPPPLWAELGGAGGHKGGAARPRPRRTRAWAPPVAARLPPGNGLGGLPRPAGPDSDPPPPGGYAENRRAALPLVRHVLPARAP from the coding sequence ATGTTCCTGCGGGGCGGGCTGCACGGGGGTGAGGGCGGGGGACATGGCGGCGACTGCGCGCCGCCGCCGATTGTTCCCGGCTTAGGCCTTGGGCCGCGTGCGACGGGCACCGCGGCCGCGGAGCCCCCGCCCCTCTGGGCCGAGCTCGGGGGGGCTGGGGGACACAAAGGAGGGGCGGCGCGCCCGCGTCCCCGCCGCACTCGGGCCTGGGCGCCGCCGGTCGCCGCGCGGCTGCCGCCGGGAAACGGGTTGGGGGGGTTGCCGCGTCCGGCGGGGCCTGACTCTGACCCGCCGCCCCCTGGCGGCTACGCGGAGAATCGCAGGGCCGCGCTCCCCCTTGTGCGACATGTGCTGCCGGCCCGGGCTCCATGA